The Mercurialis annua linkage group LG2, ddMerAnnu1.2, whole genome shotgun sequence genome contains a region encoding:
- the LOC130015038 gene encoding glutamate receptor 2.8-like produces MKRIKRAWFGEQVPCPDPSTIISSSSLSLRSFWGLFLIVGVASVLALIVFALVFFYQQRQILLPNPNLLDSSSVCSRIVKLVRIFDHKDLKSHTFRKGKEVHEIHLAMPSPSIYSVQTNFPEEHGTPSMDYGDPNPTPQQVVININELVEL; encoded by the coding sequence ATGAAGAGAATTAAAAGAGCATGGTTTGGAGAACAAGTCCCATGTCCAGATCCAAGCACTATTATTTCTTCCAGTAGCCTTAGTCTCAGAAGTTTCTGGGGTCTATTTTTAATTGTTGGAGTAGCTTCAGTTTTAGCTCTTATTGTTTTCGCACTTGTCTTCTTTTACCAACAAAGACAAATTTTACTACCTAATCCAAATTTATTAGATTCTTCATCAGTTTGTAGCAGAATTGTTAAGTTGGTCAGGATATTTGACCACAAGGACTTGAAATCACACACTTTCAGAAAGGGTAAAGAAGTGCATGAGATACATTTGGCAATGCCAAGTCCTTCAATCTATTCCGTCCAAACCAATTTTCCTGAAGAACACGGGACGCCTTCTATGGATTACGGAGATCCAAATCCAACTCCTCAACAAGTAGTGATAAATATTAATGAGCTTGTGGAATTGTAG
- the LOC130015146 gene encoding LOW QUALITY PROTEIN: glutamate receptor 2.2-like (The sequence of the model RefSeq protein was modified relative to this genomic sequence to represent the inferred CDS: inserted 1 base in 1 codon) — protein sequence MFSVRSCCSSCNEITALELIKNVQVQAIIGPNTSMQADFVIDLGQKAQIPIISYSAINPSLTSIETPYFFRAAQDDSVQLEAITAIIKAFGWRQAVPIYIDNQYGRGILPFLADSLQRIDTHIPYRFTLSPVATDDQIVEELLKLITMQTRVFIVHMPQFLGSRLFTKAKELGMMSEGYVWIITDGMTDHLSSLNPFIIESMQDVIGVRPYVPRCKELENFRSTDLASLGVSLNGHALVQALSTTRFKGLIGDFRFVKGQLPPPSFEIINVIVDRTRGLGFWTHKNGLVKKLNSSVAKTGTSKSNLGPVIWPGDSSSVPKGWEIPTNGKKLRIGVPVKDGYTEFVKVRRDGLTNTTNITGYCIDVFDAVVEALPYSLTHEYIPFAMPDGTAAGTYNDLVNQVYTRNFDAVVGDIAIIANRSXYVDFTLPYTESGVSMLVPIKDNKSKNAWVFLKPLTWDLWLTSFCFFIFIAFTVWVLEHRVNEDFRGPPSHQVGTAFWFSFSTMAFAQRKYSSTNLARVVVIIWCFVVLILTQSYTASLTSLLTVQQLIPTVTDVHQLIKNGDNVGYPKGSFVLGILTSLGFDESNLKMYKSTEQCNELFSKGRKNGGIAAAFYEIPCIKLFLAKYCSKYTMVEPTFQTGGFGFVSSSSFFLLLMFR from the exons atgtTTTCAGTTCGCTCATGTTGTTCTTCCTGTAATGAAATCACAGCTCTGGAGCTGATAAAAAATGTGCAAGTGCAAGCAATCATAGGTCCGAACACATCAATGCAAGCTGATTTCGTAATTGATCTTGGACAAAAAGCTCAGATACCCATCATCTCATATTCTGCAATAAATCCTTCACTTACTTCCATCGAAACCCCATATTTTTTCCGAGCTGCACAAGATGACTCAGTTCAACTCGAAGCCATTACTGCCATCATTAAAGCTTTTGGATGGAGACAGGCAGTGCCCATTTACATCGATAATCAGTACGGCCGAGGAATTTTGCCATTTTTAGCTGATTCTTTACAACGAATTGATACTCATATCCCTTACAGGTTTACTCTATCTCCCGTTGCTACTGATGATCAGATAGTTGAAGAGCTTTTGAAGTTGATAACTATGCAAACTCGGGTTTTCATTGTTCATATGCCACAATTTCTGGGCTCTCGTCTCTTTACCAAAGCAAAAGAGCTTGGAATGATGAGCGAAGGCTATGTTTGGATCATTACTGATGGAATGACTGACCACTTGAGTTCTTTAAATCCTTTTATCATTGAATCAATGCAAGATGTGATTGGTGTTCGACCTTACGTTCCAAGGTGTAAAGAGCTCGAAAATTTTCGT TCAACTGACCTCGCATCACTTGGGGTGTCTCTAAATGGTCATGCCCTTGTTCAAGCATTATCAACCACTCGCTTCAAAGGCCTCATCGGAGATTTCCGTTTCGTTAAAGGGCAGCTACCACCACCATCTTTCGAAATAATCAATGTCATCGTCGATAGAACTAGAGGACTCGGATTTTGGACACACAAAAATGGACTTGTCAAGAAACTGAACTCATCAGTAGCAAAAACAGGCACTTCTAAGTCCAATCTTGGACCTGTTATTTGGCCAGGGGATTCATCTTCTGTTCCTAAGGGATGGGAGATTCCGACAAATGGCAAGAAACTACGAATCGGAGTGCCAGTGAAGGATGGCTATACTGAATTTGTAAAGGTGAGGAGAGATGGCCTGACTAATACTACAAATATAACAGGTTACTGCATAGATGTTTTTGATGCTGTAGTAGAAGCATTGCCTTACTCTCTAACTCATGAATACATCCCATTTGCTATGCCTGATGGTACCGCTGCAGGAACTTATAATGATCTAGTCAATCAAGTGTACACTAGG AATTTTGATGCTGTGGTGGGAGATATAGCTATAATTGCCAATAGAT TTTATGTGGACTTCACACTGCCTTATACTGAGTCAGGAGTATCAATGTTAGTTCCAATTAAAGACAACAAGAGTAAAAATGCATGGGTTTTCTTGAAGCCTTTGACATGGGATCTTTGGTTGACAAgcttttgtttctttattttcaTTGCATTTACTGTGTGGGTTCTTGAACATAGAGTCAATGAAGATTTTAGAGGTCCTCCTTCTCATCAAGTTGGCACAGCCTTCTGGTTCTCTTTCTCCACCATGGCTTTTGCCCAACGTAAGTACTCATCAAC AAACTTGGCCAGAGTAGTAGTAATCATATGGTGCTTTGTAGTATTGATTCTCACTCAAAGCTATACAGCTAGTTTAACGAGTCTCCTCACCGTCCAGCAGCTCATACCAACTGTAACTGATGTTCATCAGCTCATTAAAAATGGAGATAACGTAGGCTATCCGAAGGGCTCTTTTGTTCTAGGTATCTTGACAAGCTTGGGCTTTGACGAATCAAATCTCAAAATGTACAAATCTACTGAACAATGCAACGAACTTTTCTCGAAGGGAAGAAAAAATGGCGGCATTGCTGCTGCTTTCTATGAAATTCCATGCATTAAGCTGTTTCTTGCAAAGTATTGCTCCAAATATACTATGGTTGAACCGACGTTTCAGACAGGTGGCTTTGGATTTGTAAGCTCCtcgtctttttttttattactaatgTTCAGATAA